A window of the Lysinibacillus irui genome harbors these coding sequences:
- the thrB gene encoding homoserine kinase, with protein MSKTWQISVPGSTANLGPGFDSIGLGLSLYLKLTVTLQDHWDIIHLDDNGPKEFELEEHLLYVIAKKIAQQYGQQLPACRVEMASELPLARGLGSSAAVIVAGIELANQVCELDLTTQDKLNLSSQIEGHPDNATASVLGGLTISSMDDNGLVDTFHINDIDASFVVYVPDVELKTSESRSVLPEQLNRSYTVRASANANMLAASLMARDFERAGRYMEADLFHEPFRAKLIPAYAEIRTAAKANGAYGTALSGAGPTMISIIPSAIASDFVHLMKEQFPEHQVILTKADEHGVQVNR; from the coding sequence ATGAGTAAAACGTGGCAAATCTCAGTTCCTGGAAGCACAGCCAACTTAGGTCCCGGCTTTGATTCAATAGGACTCGGCTTGTCTCTTTACTTAAAACTTACCGTGACTTTACAAGATCATTGGGATATTATTCATCTTGATGATAATGGTCCTAAAGAGTTTGAGCTAGAAGAACACTTACTATACGTCATTGCTAAAAAAATCGCCCAACAATACGGTCAACAACTACCTGCTTGTCGTGTTGAAATGGCTAGTGAACTCCCGTTAGCACGTGGTCTCGGAAGTAGTGCAGCTGTTATTGTTGCGGGTATTGAGCTTGCTAACCAAGTATGTGAGCTAGATTTAACTACTCAAGATAAACTCAATCTATCCTCACAAATTGAGGGGCATCCAGATAACGCAACCGCTTCTGTTTTAGGGGGATTAACCATATCCTCTATGGACGATAACGGCCTAGTCGATACATTTCATATTAATGATATCGATGCATCCTTTGTTGTATATGTACCAGATGTTGAACTAAAAACGAGTGAGTCCCGTTCTGTTTTACCAGAACAATTGAATCGATCCTATACAGTGCGTGCTTCTGCAAATGCGAATATGTTAGCAGCTTCCTTAATGGCACGGGACTTCGAGCGTGCTGGTCGTTATATGGAGGCAGACTTATTCCATGAACCGTTTCGCGCAAAGCTTATTCCTGCGTATGCAGAAATTCGTACAGCTGCAAAAGCTAATGGTGCCTATGGAACAGCATTAAGCGGAGCGGGTCCAACAATGATTTCAATCATTCCCTCGGCTATTGCCTCTGACTTCGTTCATTTAATGAAAGAGCAATTCCCTGAACATCAGGTTATTTTGACAAAAGCCGATGAACATGGTGTACAAGTTAATAGATAA
- the thrC gene encoding threonine synthase, which translates to MWKGLIEEYKQFLPVTENTPALTLNEGNTPLIHLVNLSKKLGIELYGKIEGANPTGSFKDRGMVFAVAKAIEDGSQCVICASTGNTSAAAAAYATRAGIQSIVVIPKGKVALGKLAQATMYGAKIIEIDGNFDDALNIVRQVSETTPVALVNSVNPYRIEGQKTASFEIVDALGSAPDYLCIPVGNAGNITAYWKGFKEYHAAKDCGLPKMYGFEAEGAAAIVKGEPIANPETVATAIRIGNPASWKLAEAARDESGGMIDSVTDEEIVAAYKLIASTEGIFVEPGSAASLAGVIKSVESGKIPLGAKVVTIFTGNGLKDPDTAMNVSSVEVVSLKNDEEEIRAYIEGVL; encoded by the coding sequence ATGTGGAAAGGCCTTATTGAAGAATATAAACAATTTTTACCCGTAACTGAAAATACACCCGCTTTAACTTTAAACGAAGGCAATACGCCTCTTATACATTTAGTGAATTTATCAAAGAAACTAGGTATTGAGCTTTATGGAAAAATTGAAGGTGCAAACCCGACTGGATCATTTAAAGACCGAGGAATGGTGTTTGCAGTTGCAAAAGCTATTGAGGACGGAAGTCAATGTGTTATTTGCGCTTCTACAGGAAACACTTCGGCTGCTGCCGCTGCATATGCAACACGTGCTGGTATTCAATCAATCGTTGTCATCCCTAAAGGGAAAGTTGCTCTTGGTAAACTAGCACAAGCTACCATGTATGGTGCAAAAATCATTGAAATAGATGGTAACTTTGATGATGCTCTTAATATCGTTCGCCAGGTGAGTGAAACAACTCCTGTTGCACTTGTAAATTCGGTAAATCCATATCGTATTGAAGGTCAAAAAACAGCATCCTTTGAAATTGTAGATGCCTTAGGTTCAGCACCAGATTATTTGTGTATTCCAGTTGGGAACGCAGGGAATATTACAGCATACTGGAAAGGCTTTAAAGAATATCATGCTGCAAAAGATTGCGGTCTACCAAAAATGTATGGCTTTGAGGCTGAAGGTGCCGCAGCAATCGTCAAAGGCGAACCGATTGCAAACCCAGAGACAGTAGCAACAGCCATTCGAATAGGTAATCCTGCTAGTTGGAAATTGGCAGAAGCAGCTCGCGATGAATCTGGTGGTATGATTGATTCGGTTACAGATGAAGAAATTGTTGCTGCCTATAAATTAATTGCAAGTACAGAAGGTATTTTTGTTGAGCCAGGTTCAGCTGCTTCTTTAGCAGGTGTTATTAAGTCCGTAGAAAGTGGAAAAATTCCACTGGGCGCTAAAGTTGTAACGATCTTTACAGGTAACGGGCTAAAAGATCCTGATACTGCAATGAATGTTTCTTCTGTCGAAGTTGTATCCCTCAAAAATGATGAAGAAGAAATTCGTGCATATATTGAGGGTGTACTATGA
- a CDS encoding MFS transporter, with protein sequence MTINTAVTNRPQQPISRNKLLGVAGVGWLFDAMDVGILSFVIAALAADWGLTPSQSGWIGSINSIGMAVGALFFGVFADKVGRKQIFMWTLVLFSVASGLSAFTTSLTAFLILRFLVGMGLGGELPVASTLVSESVAAKERGRVVVLLESFWAAGWLIAALISYFVIPTWGWRVALILTALPAFYAIYLRWHLPDSPQFTVKEESKKRSISQNMKEVWSKKYAKSTLMLWILWFTVVFSYYGMFLWLPSVMVGKGFDMITSFKYVLIMTLAQLPGYFTAAWFIEKFGRKFVLVSYLIGTAVSALIFGNADTLAMLLTSGMFLSFFNLGAWGALYAYTPEQYPSIIRGTGAGMAAAVGRIGGIFGPLLVGFLLTAGYDIGFIFAIFCGAIIIGVVGVIFLGKETKQLELE encoded by the coding sequence ATGACAATAAATACAGCCGTAACAAATAGACCTCAACAACCCATCTCAAGAAATAAGCTTTTGGGTGTTGCAGGGGTAGGGTGGCTCTTCGATGCAATGGACGTTGGTATATTATCTTTCGTCATTGCAGCGTTAGCAGCAGATTGGGGACTTACACCAAGTCAATCTGGCTGGATTGGTAGTATTAATTCAATCGGGATGGCAGTAGGGGCTCTCTTTTTTGGGGTATTTGCTGATAAAGTAGGACGGAAACAAATTTTTATGTGGACACTTGTTCTCTTTTCTGTTGCAAGTGGTTTGTCTGCATTTACTACGTCATTAACTGCATTTTTAATTTTGCGCTTTTTAGTTGGGATGGGTCTAGGTGGAGAATTGCCCGTTGCCTCTACATTAGTATCTGAAAGTGTAGCAGCAAAAGAAAGAGGGCGAGTAGTTGTTTTGCTAGAAAGTTTTTGGGCAGCAGGATGGTTAATTGCAGCGCTTATTTCGTATTTTGTCATTCCTACATGGGGGTGGCGAGTGGCATTGATACTAACAGCGCTTCCAGCATTTTATGCTATTTATCTTCGTTGGCATCTGCCAGATTCACCTCAATTTACTGTGAAGGAAGAATCTAAAAAAAGAAGCATTAGCCAAAATATGAAAGAAGTTTGGTCGAAGAAGTATGCTAAATCGACATTGATGCTGTGGATTTTATGGTTTACAGTCGTATTCTCCTATTATGGTATGTTTTTATGGCTTCCAAGTGTAATGGTTGGAAAGGGCTTTGATATGATTACAAGCTTTAAATATGTTTTGATCATGACATTAGCTCAATTGCCAGGATACTTTACAGCAGCTTGGTTTATAGAAAAATTTGGACGCAAATTTGTCCTTGTTTCTTATCTAATTGGTACCGCTGTGAGTGCATTAATTTTTGGGAATGCAGATACTCTTGCCATGCTGTTAACTTCGGGTATGTTTTTATCTTTCTTTAACTTAGGAGCTTGGGGAGCATTATACGCTTATACACCGGAGCAGTATCCTTCTATCATTCGTGGAACAGGTGCGGGAATGGCGGCAGCAGTAGGGAGAATAGGTGGTATTTTTGGTCCATTGCTTGTTGGTTTTCTATTAACAGCAGGGTATGACATAGGTTTCATCTTTGCTATCTTCTGTGGAGCAATCATTATTGGCGTTGTGGGTGTTATCTTCCTTGGGAAAGAAACGAAGCAACTTGAATTAGAATAG
- a CDS encoding GNAT family N-acetyltransferase, which produces MTKKMEKKYIPLANYFEVALQQEITLSFSELENIMGQALPNAAYLNKSWWKKTKPPLSHYLSWTNAGYYVIDVKLGTSVTFSRTQMKTTENNTANNEENPSAYIIRGIEASDARSFIHLQEEIFQQTDFMYNVQNELDLTVQQLRKNLAYWKQLKNRTILLCVLNGIFAGYAVVHGYKQSKVRHVASIRLAVKEEHQQKGIGSALMKAVENWSKQRDISRLELTVMEHNNVALHLFTKLGFQQEGIRQNAIKLNNTYVNEYCLSKIL; this is translated from the coding sequence ATGACAAAGAAGATGGAAAAAAAGTACATTCCTTTAGCAAACTATTTTGAAGTAGCTTTACAACAAGAAATCACTTTATCCTTTAGTGAGTTAGAAAACATTATGGGACAAGCACTACCAAACGCCGCCTACTTAAATAAAAGCTGGTGGAAAAAAACGAAGCCCCCTCTCTCACATTATTTATCATGGACAAATGCAGGTTATTATGTCATTGATGTTAAATTAGGTACTAGTGTCACTTTCTCTCGCACTCAAATGAAGACTACTGAAAACAATACTGCTAACAATGAGGAAAACCCTTCAGCATACATAATTAGAGGGATTGAAGCATCCGATGCTCGTTCATTCATTCATTTACAAGAGGAGATTTTCCAACAAACTGACTTCATGTATAATGTTCAAAATGAGCTAGACCTAACTGTTCAACAACTTCGTAAAAATTTAGCCTATTGGAAGCAACTAAAAAATCGTACAATTCTACTTTGTGTTTTAAATGGGATATTTGCAGGCTATGCTGTCGTACATGGGTATAAACAATCAAAAGTGAGACATGTTGCCTCTATTCGTTTAGCTGTGAAGGAAGAACATCAACAAAAGGGCATTGGCTCAGCACTAATGAAGGCTGTTGAAAATTGGTCTAAACAACGTGATATTTCTCGTTTAGAATTAACGGTTATGGAGCATAACAATGTGGCTCTACATCTTTTTACAAAGCTAGGATTCCAACAAGAAGGCATTCGACAAAATGCTATTAAATTAAATAATACTTATGTTAACGAATATTGCTTAAGTAAAATTCTATAA
- a CDS encoding manganese-dependent inorganic pyrophosphatase, with protein MSKVLVFGHKNPDTDTITSAIVYAYLKQQIGEEAEAVRLGDVNNETQFALDKFGFEAPRLITSVVGEADKVILVDHNEFQQSADGIEEVQITEVIDHHRIANFQTADPLYYRAEPVGCTATILNKIFKENGVAIPANIAGLMLSAIVSDTLLFKSPTCTEQDVKAGEELAQIAGVDAAEYGLAMLKAGADLSDKSLEDLLSLDAKEFQFGEYKSVVAQVNAVDINDVLNRQEELEILLNKNVAENGLDLFFFVVTDILNNDSTAVAIGQVAEVAAKGFGAELINNRVVLPGVVSRKKQIVPVLTEALK; from the coding sequence ATGAGTAAAGTATTAGTTTTTGGACATAAAAATCCAGATACAGACACAATCACATCTGCTATTGTATATGCCTATTTAAAACAACAAATTGGTGAGGAAGCTGAGGCAGTGCGTCTTGGAGATGTTAATAATGAAACTCAGTTTGCATTAGACAAATTTGGTTTTGAGGCACCTCGTTTAATCACATCTGTAGTAGGGGAAGCGGACAAAGTAATTCTTGTTGACCACAATGAGTTCCAGCAATCTGCAGACGGTATCGAAGAAGTACAAATTACAGAAGTAATCGACCACCACCGTATTGCCAACTTCCAAACAGCTGATCCATTATATTATCGCGCTGAACCTGTCGGCTGTACGGCTACAATTCTAAACAAAATTTTCAAAGAAAACGGTGTTGCAATACCTGCAAACATCGCTGGTTTAATGTTATCAGCAATCGTTTCTGATACATTACTTTTTAAATCACCAACTTGCACAGAACAAGATGTTAAAGCTGGTGAGGAACTAGCTCAAATTGCAGGGGTGGATGCTGCAGAATATGGATTAGCGATGCTGAAAGCAGGTGCTGATTTATCTGATAAATCTTTAGAAGACCTATTATCATTAGATGCGAAAGAATTCCAATTTGGCGAGTACAAATCTGTTGTGGCTCAAGTCAATGCAGTTGATATTAACGATGTCCTTAATCGCCAAGAGGAGTTAGAAATCTTATTAAATAAAAATGTTGCAGAAAACGGCTTAGATCTATTCTTCTTCGTTGTTACTGACATTTTAAATAACGATTCAACAGCTGTTGCCATTGGACAAGTAGCTGAAGTGGCTGCAAAAGGATTCGGTGCTGAGCTTATCAACAATCGTGTTGTATTACCGGGTGTTGTGTCTCGTAAAAAACAAATTGTACCTGTATTAACAGAAGCTTTAAAATAA
- a CDS encoding MurR/RpiR family transcriptional regulator, translating into MSIHEDIKKRFVRLSKGQRKVAQFVMDNPTTVIANGAAEVGRLANVSESTVIRFCYAMELSGYVELQEEIRNDIMSQSVGTNLQPTYIAKKLTNSNFGKIMHRDSQHIQETIQLINEQQIQKSSKWMHEADNIYILGTCHHASVANWLSNTLKTLRTNIKQLRLDSEELVNQMNSMGEHTTLIVLSFDKQMKDIKTIIEIAKIKKVKIIAITGSAFSPIREYASALFALGTKNHSSLDIAPVLFSFLHALIEEMISQDKGQYEKYQQSYEQVENNVLFLDAVREKQVF; encoded by the coding sequence ATGAGTATTCATGAGGATATAAAGAAAAGGTTTGTAAGGCTGTCAAAGGGTCAACGCAAAGTAGCGCAATTTGTAATGGATAATCCCACTACTGTTATTGCTAATGGGGCTGCAGAGGTTGGCAGACTTGCTAATGTAAGTGAATCTACAGTGATTCGTTTTTGTTATGCCATGGAATTATCAGGGTATGTAGAACTTCAAGAGGAAATAAGAAATGATATCATGTCTCAAAGTGTAGGAACTAACCTACAGCCTACATATATTGCTAAAAAGCTGACCAATTCTAACTTTGGTAAGATTATGCATCGAGATAGCCAACATATTCAAGAAACAATTCAGCTAATTAACGAGCAACAAATTCAAAAAAGTTCAAAATGGATGCATGAAGCAGATAATATCTATATTCTAGGTACCTGTCATCATGCATCTGTGGCGAATTGGCTTTCAAACACATTAAAAACGTTACGTACAAATATTAAGCAACTTCGTTTGGACTCGGAGGAACTAGTTAATCAAATGAATAGCATGGGCGAACATACGACTTTAATTGTGCTATCTTTTGATAAACAAATGAAAGATATTAAGACAATTATTGAAATTGCCAAGATAAAAAAGGTGAAGATTATTGCCATTACAGGTTCTGCATTTTCGCCTATTCGAGAATATGCTAGTGCATTATTTGCTCTTGGCACAAAAAATCATTCTTCGCTAGACATCGCTCCTGTGTTATTTTCTTTCTTGCATGCACTGATAGAGGAAATGATAAGTCAGGACAAGGGGCAGTATGAAAAATATCAGCAATCCTATGAGCAAGTGGAAAATAATGTACTGTTTTTAGATGCTGTTAGAGAGAAACAGGTTTTTTAA
- a CDS encoding 2-hydroxy-3-keto-5-methylthiopentenyl-1-phosphate phosphatase yields MQPIIFCDFDGTITETDNIFSLMTEFVPEESEKIAKAMMEQTISFKDGLSAMFRLLSTQQKDDVIQYLMNSAVIREGFGEFVHYAQDNNIPFYIVSGGVDFFIKPLVEKYGPFSGIYCNKADFSGDQIELIYPNSCDEACTKFSTQGCGCCKPSVMRKVATEDHYKIVIGDSLSDFEAAKLADIVLARDHLIQRCEELHVPYKPFTTFHDCLHIVQELLDSTNTVPTI; encoded by the coding sequence TTGCAACCAATAATATTCTGTGATTTCGATGGCACGATAACAGAAACTGATAATATCTTTTCACTTATGACTGAATTTGTACCCGAGGAATCTGAGAAAATTGCCAAAGCTATGATGGAGCAAACAATTTCCTTTAAAGATGGGCTTTCAGCTATGTTTCGTTTACTTTCTACTCAACAAAAGGATGATGTAATACAGTACCTTATGAATTCTGCGGTCATCCGTGAAGGCTTTGGCGAATTTGTTCACTATGCCCAAGACAACAATATTCCATTTTATATTGTAAGTGGTGGGGTTGATTTTTTCATTAAACCTTTAGTTGAGAAATATGGGCCGTTTTCAGGTATTTACTGTAATAAAGCAGATTTTTCTGGTGATCAGATAGAGCTGATTTATCCAAATAGCTGTGACGAGGCATGTACTAAATTTAGCACGCAAGGTTGCGGCTGCTGCAAGCCTAGCGTTATGCGGAAGGTTGCTACAGAAGATCATTATAAAATTGTGATTGGTGATTCTTTATCTGATTTCGAGGCAGCCAAACTAGCCGATATAGTCCTTGCTAGAGACCACCTTATCCAGCGCTGTGAGGAGCTTCATGTTCCTTATAAACCTTTTACTACTTTCCATGATTGTTTACACATTGTCCAAGAACTTCTGGATTCAACAAACACTGTTCCCACTATTTAA